The following are from one region of the Thermodesulfovibrionales bacterium genome:
- the cas2 gene encoding CRISPR-associated endonuclease Cas2 produces MKSPYLVCYDISDDRRLQRVFNYMKARGIHLQYSVFYCELTWQDLQNLKNDLSALIDPGRDDVRIYPLQKDSLIAVLGCGDRIPEGVELILGT; encoded by the coding sequence ATGAAGAGCCCCTATCTTGTATGCTATGACATAAGTGATGATAGAAGACTCCAGCGCGTATTCAATTACATGAAGGCAAGGGGCATTCATCTTCAATATTCAGTATTTTACTGTGAACTCACCTGGCAAGACCTCCAGAACCTTAAGAATGACCTCTCAGCACTCATAGACCCTGGTAGAGACGACGTAAGAATCTATCCCCTTCAGAAAGACTCTCTTATAGCAGTACTTGGATGTGGAGACAGGATACCAGAAGGAGTAGAGCTTATTTTGGGTACTTGA